A single uncultured Methanolobus sp. DNA region contains:
- a CDS encoding LysE family transporter produces the protein MFELLEMLAIGFAVGMTGALVPGPMLFVTIDTSLKRGWKAGPEVFIGHAILEFLVCLLIIYGITAVSDNTVMAISILGGATLIVFGILTMKNAKGAASSMHRHDKATSKPVLAGIVTSASNPYFWLWWLAAGSALVLRGLEIGLIAAVMFMAGHWLADLGYFTVVSTSFSKGKKLMSPKVYERVLLSCGIFLVLFGLWFIIGT, from the coding sequence ATGTTCGAACTGCTTGAGATGCTGGCGATCGGATTTGCCGTGGGAATGACCGGAGCACTTGTACCCGGACCTATGCTTTTTGTGACAATAGACACATCCCTGAAAAGAGGATGGAAAGCAGGCCCGGAGGTATTCATCGGACATGCCATACTGGAATTTCTGGTGTGTCTGCTGATAATATACGGCATCACAGCAGTCAGCGACAACACTGTCATGGCAATTTCAATCCTCGGTGGAGCCACTCTTATTGTGTTTGGAATACTTACCATGAAAAATGCAAAAGGAGCAGCAAGTTCCATGCACAGGCACGATAAAGCTACTTCAAAGCCTGTTCTGGCAGGAATAGTAACTTCAGCGTCAAACCCTTATTTCTGGCTTTGGTGGCTGGCTGCGGGAAGCGCACTTGTGTTGCGTGGTCTGGAGATCGGCCTGATCGCAGCCGTAATGTTCATGGCAGGTCACTGGCTTGCAGACCTTGGATATTTCACTGTCGTTTCCACATCGTTCAGCAAAGGAAAGAAGCTCATGTCCCCAAAGGTTTATGAAAGAGTGTTACTTTCTTGTGGCATATTTCTGGTCCTGTTCGGATTATGGTTCATTATAGGTACGTAG
- a CDS encoding transcription initiation factor IIB, whose translation MVEVERVRYSDTSEREKIRAMIKARKEKDKSAEVEKAKVQCPECGSRNLVQDYERAELVCSDCGLVVDAEFVDEGPEWRAFDHDQRMKRSRVGAPMTYTIHDKGLSTMIDWRNRDSYGKSISSKNRAQLYRLRKWQRRIRVSNATERNLAFALSELDRMASALGLPRTVRETAAVVYRKAVDKNLIRGRSIEGVAAAALYAACRQCSVPRTLDEIGEVSRVSRKEIGRTYRFISRELSLKLMPTSPIDYVPRFCSGLNLKGEVQSRGVEILRQASEKELTSGRGPTGVAAAAIYIASILCGERRTQREVADVAGVTEVTIRNRYKELAEELDIEIIL comes from the coding sequence ATGGTCGAAGTAGAAAGGGTACGATATTCCGATACGTCCGAAAGAGAAAAGATACGTGCAATGATCAAAGCACGTAAAGAGAAAGATAAGAGCGCTGAAGTAGAGAAAGCAAAAGTCCAGTGTCCAGAGTGTGGCAGCCGCAACCTTGTACAGGACTACGAGAGAGCTGAACTCGTATGTTCTGACTGTGGACTTGTAGTTGACGCAGAATTCGTTGATGAAGGACCAGAATGGCGTGCTTTCGATCATGATCAGAGAATGAAGCGTTCCCGTGTGGGTGCTCCAATGACCTACACCATCCACGACAAAGGTCTGTCCACAATGATCGACTGGAGAAACCGTGACTCGTACGGTAAATCCATTTCATCAAAGAACAGGGCACAACTTTACAGGTTGAGAAAATGGCAGCGTAGGATAAGGGTAAGTAACGCTACGGAAAGGAACCTTGCGTTCGCTCTGTCTGAACTTGACCGTATGGCATCGGCTCTTGGTCTGCCAAGAACTGTACGTGAGACTGCCGCAGTAGTATACAGGAAGGCAGTTGACAAGAACCTCATCCGTGGAAGAAGTATTGAAGGTGTTGCAGCAGCAGCACTTTATGCAGCATGCCGCCAGTGCAGTGTTCCAAGAACACTTGACGAGATAGGAGAAGTATCAAGAGTAAGCAGGAAAGAGATCGGTAGAACATACCGTTTCATCTCAAGAGAGCTTTCACTGAAACTCATGCCAACCTCACCAATAGACTACGTACCAAGATTCTGTTCAGGACTTAACCTCAAAGGTGAAGTACAGTCCAGAGGTGTGGAGATTCTCAGGCAGGCTTCCGAGAAAGAGCTTACCAGTGGCCGTGGTCCAACTGGTGTCGCTGCAGCAGCAATCTACATTGCATCAATCCTTTGTGGCGAGCGCCGTACACAGCGTGAGGTTGCTGATGTTGCAGGTGTAACTGAAGTTACCATCCGTAACAGGTACAAGGAACTTGCAGAAGAGCTTGACATTGAGATCATTCTCTAA
- a CDS encoding Gar1/Naf1 family protein, whose translation MKRLGQILHISKQNEIVVRGDEKQFSGSMRDLPRINSFVLDKSIKPIGKVSGIFGPVDQPYFTLKPDKRVIASGLERLVNERVYVQ comes from the coding sequence ATGAAACGATTAGGTCAGATACTGCACATTTCTAAGCAGAATGAAATCGTCGTCAGAGGCGACGAAAAACAGTTTTCCGGGTCAATGAGGGACTTGCCGCGAATAAACTCTTTTGTTCTTGACAAATCCATAAAACCCATCGGAAAGGTTTCCGGCATATTTGGTCCAGTGGATCAGCCTTATTTTACTCTGAAGCCTGACAAGCGAGTTATAGCTTCCGGATTGGAACGGCTTGTGAATGAACGAGTTTACGTTCAATGA
- the ppdK gene encoding pyruvate, phosphate dikinase has protein sequence MADNKFVYFFGNEETEGKNSMKDLLGGKGANLAEMANLGIPVPPGFTITTEVCLLYLEKGAYPEEVIDQINNAIIKLEKATGKKFGDNENPLLLSVRSGARVSMPGMMDTVLNLGLNDDTVTALSNKTGNERFAYDSYRRFLTMFGDVVLDIEHEKFESALSAKKKNLGATLDTDLNADALKELAEEFQEIIRTETGNDFPQDPREQLQMAIDAVFNSWNNQRAITYRRLNNIPGEWGTAVNVQSMVYGNMGETSGTGVAFTRDPATGDKRFFGEYLMNAQGEDVVAGIRTPEPISTLRDNMPEAYAQLEGIYKKLENHFSDMQDIEFTIEEGKLYMLQTRNGKRTAAAALKIAVDMVNEGLIDKRTAVTRVSPEQIDRLLHPTIDSQAEYEVVATGLPASPGAAVGKVVFTAEHAEEMAKANKKVILVRTETSPEDIGGMDAAQGILTVRGGMTSHAAVVARGMGKPCVAGCGSVSIDIGSCTFSVSDITVKEGDYVTIDGSTGSLILGKVELVTPAVSGELDTLLSWADEIREMGVRTNADTPHDAQVAKDFGAEGIGLCRTEHMFFGEDRIPAVREMILAEDTETRKAALKKLLPMQKEDFIGIFKVMEGFPVTIRLLDPPLHEFLPKHEEIADKLASLEAEGSKASEIERIHKILERVDSMEETNPMLGHRGCRLGITYPEIYEMQVRAIIEAACELKAGGMDIVPEIMIPLISHVNELSSTKKDLVAVAESVMAEKGCKLEYMVGTMIELPRAALTADKIAKEAEFFSFGTNDLTQTTFGFSRDDAGKFLPFYIENSILPSDPFAVLDQEGVGELVKIGIEKGRSTRPDIKIGICGEHGGEPSSVKFGYNIGLNYVSCSPFRVPIARLAAAQAVIEKQDNS, from the coding sequence GTGGCAGATAACAAATTCGTATATTTTTTCGGAAACGAAGAAACTGAAGGTAAAAATAGTATGAAAGATCTGCTGGGTGGCAAAGGAGCCAACCTAGCAGAGATGGCCAATCTGGGAATCCCTGTTCCACCAGGATTTACTATAACAACGGAAGTTTGTTTACTTTATCTTGAAAAGGGGGCTTATCCTGAAGAGGTTATTGACCAGATAAACAACGCAATAATAAAGCTCGAAAAGGCAACTGGCAAGAAATTTGGGGACAACGAGAATCCATTACTTCTATCTGTCAGATCCGGTGCAAGAGTATCAATGCCAGGAATGATGGACACTGTTCTGAACCTTGGTTTAAATGATGATACTGTCACAGCTCTGTCAAACAAGACAGGCAACGAACGGTTTGCCTATGACAGTTACCGTAGGTTCCTTACCATGTTCGGTGATGTCGTACTTGACATTGAACATGAGAAGTTCGAATCTGCTCTCAGCGCTAAGAAAAAGAACCTTGGTGCTACACTGGATACTGACCTGAATGCAGATGCTCTCAAGGAGCTTGCAGAAGAGTTCCAGGAGATCATCAGAACGGAAACCGGTAACGATTTCCCACAGGATCCACGTGAGCAGCTTCAGATGGCAATTGATGCTGTTTTCAATTCATGGAACAACCAGCGTGCTATCACTTACAGACGCCTGAACAATATTCCTGGCGAATGGGGTACAGCCGTTAACGTTCAGTCCATGGTCTATGGTAACATGGGTGAGACATCAGGTACTGGTGTGGCATTCACAAGGGACCCTGCAACAGGAGATAAGCGCTTCTTCGGTGAATATCTCATGAATGCACAGGGTGAGGATGTCGTAGCAGGTATCAGAACTCCTGAGCCTATATCCACTCTTAGGGACAACATGCCTGAAGCATATGCACAACTTGAGGGAATCTACAAGAAACTCGAGAATCACTTCAGCGATATGCAGGATATCGAATTTACCATTGAGGAAGGCAAATTATACATGCTTCAGACGCGAAATGGTAAACGAACTGCGGCGGCGGCGTTAAAAATTGCTGTTGATATGGTCAATGAAGGTCTCATTGACAAACGAACAGCAGTTACAAGAGTTTCCCCCGAACAGATCGATCGTCTTTTACATCCTACAATTGATTCACAGGCCGAATATGAAGTTGTTGCAACCGGCCTTCCAGCATCCCCCGGCGCTGCCGTGGGCAAAGTTGTTTTCACCGCAGAGCATGCCGAAGAAATGGCAAAGGCCAATAAAAAGGTAATTCTCGTACGTACCGAAACATCCCCCGAGGATATTGGCGGTATGGATGCAGCACAGGGAATCCTCACTGTAAGAGGTGGAATGACCTCACATGCAGCAGTAGTTGCAAGAGGTATGGGTAAGCCATGTGTTGCAGGCTGTGGTTCAGTAAGCATCGATATAGGAAGTTGTACATTCTCCGTATCTGACATAACTGTCAAGGAAGGGGATTATGTGACCATTGACGGAAGTACAGGCAGTCTGATTCTTGGTAAGGTTGAGCTTGTAACTCCGGCTGTAAGCGGCGAACTTGACACACTTCTTTCCTGGGCAGACGAGATAAGGGAAATGGGTGTCAGGACAAATGCAGACACACCTCACGATGCTCAGGTCGCAAAGGACTTCGGTGCTGAAGGTATCGGACTTTGCAGAACAGAACATATGTTCTTCGGAGAGGACCGTATTCCTGCAGTAAGGGAAATGATCCTTGCAGAAGATACGGAAACCAGGAAAGCAGCTCTTAAAAAGCTCCTTCCGATGCAGAAAGAGGACTTTATTGGAATCTTTAAGGTCATGGAAGGTTTCCCGGTAACTATCCGTCTTCTTGACCCTCCACTTCACGAGTTCCTTCCAAAACACGAGGAGATAGCAGACAAGCTTGCATCCCTTGAAGCCGAAGGCTCAAAAGCATCAGAGATCGAGCGCATTCATAAGATCCTTGAACGTGTGGACTCCATGGAAGAGACAAACCCAATGCTCGGACACCGTGGCTGCCGTCTTGGAATTACATATCCCGAGATCTATGAGATGCAGGTTCGTGCCATAATTGAGGCGGCATGTGAGCTTAAGGCAGGCGGAATGGACATAGTTCCTGAAATTATGATCCCGCTGATTTCACACGTGAACGAGCTCAGTTCTACAAAGAAAGACCTTGTTGCAGTTGCGGAATCTGTTATGGCTGAGAAAGGGTGCAAGCTTGAATATATGGTAGGTACCATGATCGAGCTTCCAAGGGCAGCACTTACAGCAGACAAGATTGCAAAGGAAGCAGAATTCTTCTCATTTGGAACCAATGACCTTACTCAGACAACATTCGGTTTCAGCAGGGATGACGCAGGCAAATTCCTTCCATTCTATATCGAGAACTCAATTCTTCCAAGCGACCCGTTCGCAGTCCTTGATCAGGAAGGCGTTGGTGAGCTTGTAAAGATCGGTATTGAGAAAGGACGTTCCACAAGACCAGATATTAAAATAGGAATTTGTGGTGAACATGGTGGCGAACCAAGTTCCGTTAAGTTCGGATATAACATCGGACTGAACTACGTAAGCTGTTCACCTTTCCGTGTGCCAATCGCAAGACTTGCAGCAGCACAGGCAGTAATTGAAAAGCAGGATAACTCCTGA
- a CDS encoding polyprenyl synthetase family protein has protein sequence MDLIEEIKKRSSYVDKGIEDYLPIDKPYELYKAARYLPDAGGKRLRPATVILAAEAVGSDLETVLPAAVAVELVHNFTLVHDDIMDRDDIRRGMPAVHVKWGEAGAILAGDTLYSKAFEILTRAPAGAPERNLKCIDILSKACRDICEGQWMDVEFESRNDVTKEEYLEMIEKKTGVLYAASMQIGAILGGASEEVSDAFYECGRLIGIAFQIYDDVIDMTTPEEVLGKVRGSDLMEGKKTLIAIHALNKGVDIKIFGKGEATTEEINEAVHQLEEAGSIDYVRDLALAYIAKGKELLDVVEDSEAKTILKAIADYMITRSY, from the coding sequence ATGGATCTTATCGAAGAGATTAAAAAACGTTCATCATACGTCGATAAAGGAATAGAGGATTATCTTCCTATCGACAAACCGTATGAACTTTATAAGGCAGCAAGATATCTTCCTGATGCAGGTGGCAAAAGACTGCGCCCTGCGACAGTTATCCTTGCCGCAGAAGCAGTAGGTTCTGATCTTGAGACAGTTCTTCCTGCAGCAGTGGCAGTTGAACTTGTCCACAATTTCACACTTGTCCATGATGATATTATGGACAGGGACGATATTCGCCGCGGAATGCCTGCGGTCCATGTAAAATGGGGAGAAGCAGGAGCTATCCTTGCAGGAGATACCCTTTATTCAAAGGCTTTCGAAATACTTACCCGTGCACCGGCAGGAGCACCGGAACGCAACCTCAAATGCATCGATATTCTTTCAAAGGCTTGCAGAGACATCTGCGAAGGCCAGTGGATGGATGTTGAGTTTGAAAGTCGCAACGATGTCACAAAGGAAGAATACCTTGAGATGATCGAGAAGAAGACCGGTGTACTCTACGCAGCTTCAATGCAGATAGGTGCAATTCTTGGAGGAGCGTCCGAGGAAGTATCAGATGCATTCTATGAATGCGGAAGACTCATCGGCATTGCATTCCAGATCTATGATGATGTCATTGACATGACTACTCCTGAAGAAGTTCTGGGCAAGGTAAGAGGAAGCGACCTCATGGAAGGCAAGAAGACCCTTATTGCCATACACGCACTTAACAAAGGTGTTGACATCAAGATCTTTGGAAAGGGAGAAGCAACAACCGAGGAGATCAATGAAGCTGTGCACCAGCTTGAGGAAGCAGGTTCCATTGATTATGTAAGGGACCTTGCACTGGCCTACATTGCAAAGGGCAAAGAGCTTCTTGACGTTGTTGAAGATTCTGAAGCTAAAACAATACTCAAAGCAATTGCAGATTATATGATCACAAGATCATACTGA
- a CDS encoding RNase J family beta-CASP ribonuclease — MTEIGIIAVGGYNEMGRNMTAIRIDEDIIIVDMGLRLDRVQIHEDVEIDKMHSLELIEMGAIPDDTIMKEVNGNVRAIVCTHGHLDHIGAISKLAHRYTAPIIGTPYTTTLIKHQIESERKFGVKNNIVSLNAGDSLEITKEISIEFVNTQHSIIDTIFLVIHTVSGSIVYACDFKLDRTPTLGEAPDFNRLKELGEEGVIALITESTNAGRNGKAPSEMIAHSMLRDVLIETEESDVGMIVTTFASHVARVNSIVKFAQEMGRIPVLMGSSMERYIATAHQMGYIELPEDVEIYGNRREIDKALAKIMEKGKDKYLPVVTGHQGEPGAVLGRIANGETPFKIDRGDRIIFSANVIPNPMTQANRYALETKLKMRGARIYDNVHVSGHAYREDHWELLRMLKPEHVIPAHGTIQMHSEYIQMAEDAGYVLGDTLHLLRNGEELYIDEE; from the coding sequence ATGACAGAAATAGGAATTATAGCAGTCGGCGGATACAATGAAATGGGCCGCAATATGACGGCCATCAGGATCGATGAAGATATCATCATCGTTGATATGGGTCTTCGCCTGGACAGGGTCCAGATCCACGAAGATGTCGAAATAGATAAAATGCATTCACTTGAGCTCATTGAGATGGGAGCCATCCCGGATGACACCATCATGAAAGAAGTGAACGGAAATGTGCGTGCAATTGTCTGTACACACGGACACCTTGACCACATAGGTGCAATTTCAAAACTGGCACACAGGTACACCGCACCAATTATCGGAACCCCATACACAACAACCCTCATCAAACACCAGATCGAGTCTGAGAGGAAATTTGGAGTAAAGAACAATATCGTTTCTCTGAATGCAGGTGATTCACTGGAGATAACAAAGGAGATTTCCATTGAGTTCGTTAACACACAGCACAGTATAATAGACACCATATTCCTTGTTATCCACACAGTAAGCGGATCGATCGTCTATGCATGTGACTTTAAGCTTGACAGGACCCCAACCCTTGGTGAAGCTCCTGACTTTAACAGACTCAAGGAGCTTGGCGAGGAAGGAGTCATAGCACTTATCACAGAAAGTACAAATGCAGGAAGAAATGGTAAAGCACCTTCTGAAATGATCGCACATTCAATGCTAAGGGATGTTCTTATCGAGACAGAAGAATCCGATGTAGGAATGATAGTTACTACATTCGCATCACATGTTGCACGTGTAAACTCTATTGTGAAATTCGCTCAGGAAATGGGAAGAATTCCAGTACTTATGGGAAGTTCAATGGAAAGATACATTGCAACGGCTCACCAGATGGGATACATCGAGCTTCCGGAAGATGTTGAGATATACGGAAACCGCAGGGAGATAGACAAAGCTCTTGCAAAGATCATGGAAAAGGGTAAGGACAAATACCTGCCAGTGGTCACAGGCCATCAGGGTGAGCCAGGTGCTGTACTTGGAAGGATAGCAAACGGCGAAACTCCTTTCAAGATCGACAGGGGAGACCGCATAATATTCTCTGCAAATGTCATTCCAAACCCAATGACACAGGCAAACCGCTATGCACTTGAAACAAAATTGAAGATGCGCGGAGCCAGGATTTACGATAACGTCCATGTTTCAGGACACGCATACCGTGAGGACCACTGGGAACTTCTCAGGATGCTCAAACCGGAACACGTGATCCCTGCACATGGAACCATACAAATGCACAGCGAGTACATACAGATGGCAGAAGATGCCGGATACGTACTTGGTGACACTCTTCACCTTCTGAGGAACGGAGAAGAGCTCTACATTGATGAAGAGTAA
- the fni gene encoding type 2 isopentenyl-diphosphate Delta-isomerase, producing MSTSRRKIEHLELCAASPVESRKTGAGFDDVMLVHRALPEMNMDEIDTSVRFLEKEMNAPFMIASITGGHPETTAVNAALAEAVEELGLGIGVGSQRAAIEDPSQEESFRVVRDKAPNAFVYGNIGAAQIREYGVEGVEKIIEMIDADAIAVHLNFLQEAIQPEGDRDASGALEVIRDICSLAVPVIIKETGAGISHEDAFILKEAGVAAIDVGGVGGTSWSGVEVYRARERNDTESEMLGELFWDFGIPTAPSIVECSVSLPVIATGGIRTGLDIAKSIALGASVASAALPFVGPALQGKDAVVKSIEHMLKEMEVAMFLCGCKDLKDLHLAPAVISGWTREYLELRGFNVKDFALRSKNKDFQRV from the coding sequence ATGAGCACTTCCAGAAGAAAGATCGAACATCTAGAACTATGCGCTGCAAGTCCGGTAGAATCAAGGAAAACAGGAGCAGGGTTTGATGATGTAATGCTTGTTCACAGGGCACTTCCTGAAATGAACATGGACGAGATCGATACATCGGTCCGTTTTCTGGAAAAAGAAATGAATGCACCTTTCATGATAGCATCCATTACAGGAGGACATCCCGAAACAACTGCAGTCAATGCTGCACTTGCTGAAGCAGTTGAAGAACTGGGACTGGGAATCGGTGTTGGTAGTCAGCGCGCTGCCATTGAAGATCCATCCCAGGAAGAATCATTCCGTGTTGTAAGGGACAAAGCACCCAATGCATTCGTTTATGGTAATATAGGTGCAGCCCAGATAAGAGAATACGGTGTGGAAGGCGTTGAAAAGATAATAGAGATGATAGATGCGGATGCCATTGCAGTTCACCTGAACTTCCTTCAGGAAGCTATTCAGCCAGAGGGTGACAGGGACGCATCAGGCGCTCTTGAAGTAATACGGGACATTTGTTCACTGGCAGTACCGGTAATAATCAAAGAAACCGGTGCAGGCATATCACATGAAGACGCATTCATATTGAAAGAAGCAGGAGTTGCTGCCATTGATGTTGGAGGTGTCGGAGGCACAAGCTGGTCAGGAGTAGAAGTCTACCGTGCCAGAGAAAGAAATGACACCGAATCCGAAATGCTTGGCGAATTGTTCTGGGACTTTGGAATACCTACTGCACCAAGTATCGTGGAATGTAGTGTATCACTTCCGGTAATTGCTACTGGTGGAATTAGAACCGGACTCGATATTGCAAAATCAATTGCTCTTGGAGCATCAGTTGCAAGCGCTGCCCTTCCTTTTGTGGGACCCGCACTACAGGGCAAGGATGCAGTGGTCAAAAGCATAGAACATATGCTAAAAGAAATGGAAGTTGCAATGTTCCTTTGCGGATGCAAGGATCTTAAAGATCTGCATCTTGCACCAGCGGTTATCAGTGGCTGGACACGCGAATATCTGGAATTGCGCGGTTTTAATGTAAAGGACTTTGCCCTGCGTTCAAAGAACAAGGACTTCCAGAGAGTTTAA
- a CDS encoding isopentenyl phosphate kinase, protein MDNTNITILKIGGSVITDKSADDGAARINEIKRIASEIAGFEGKLIIVHGAGSFGHPQVKRFGLTGKFDHEGSIITHMSVRKLNTMVVEALNSAGVNALPLHPMACTVSSNSRIKSMFLEQIEGMLANGFVPVLHGDMVMDTELGTSVLSGDQIVPYLAIKMKASRIGIGSAEEGVLDDRGEVIPIINNGNFDEIKAYLGGSANTDVTGGMLGKVLELLELSEQSNSTSYIFNAGNTGNISDFLNGKNIGTAIGTGTI, encoded by the coding sequence ATGGATAACACTAATATTACTATCCTGAAGATCGGCGGTAGTGTCATCACTGACAAAAGTGCTGATGACGGTGCTGCAAGAATAAATGAGATCAAAAGAATAGCATCTGAAATTGCAGGGTTTGAAGGAAAACTTATCATCGTACATGGAGCAGGGTCATTCGGACATCCACAGGTCAAACGTTTCGGACTTACCGGAAAATTCGATCATGAAGGCTCCATAATTACTCACATGTCAGTAAGGAAACTCAACACAATGGTTGTTGAAGCCTTAAACTCAGCAGGAGTTAATGCATTGCCTTTACATCCAATGGCATGCACTGTCTCAAGCAATAGCCGTATAAAGAGCATGTTCCTTGAGCAGATCGAAGGAATGCTTGCAAACGGATTCGTACCTGTCCTTCATGGCGACATGGTAATGGACACCGAACTTGGAACCTCGGTTCTCTCCGGCGATCAGATAGTTCCATATCTTGCAATAAAGATGAAAGCTTCAAGAATAGGTATCGGAAGCGCAGAAGAAGGCGTGCTTGACGACAGAGGAGAAGTCATACCCATTATCAACAATGGAAACTTTGATGAAATAAAGGCATACCTTGGCGGTTCAGCAAATACAGATGTAACAGGCGGAATGCTGGGAAAAGTACTTGAGCTTTTAGAACTAAGTGAGCAGTCAAACAGCACTTCTTATATATTTAATGCAGGCAATACAGGTAATATATCTGATTTCCTGAATGGTAAGAATATTGGTACCGCTATTGGTACCGGGACAATTTAA
- a CDS encoding mevalonate kinase — translation MITCSAPGKVYLFGEHAVVYGESAICCAIELRTKVSVEKSDEVVIESVLGRTGLDHDIHPYVSYVIEKMRQFADIRGVRIVIESELPVGSGLGSSAAVTVASIQALNHLFECDLSLEDIARTGHEIERMVQGNASPTDTYVSTMGGVVMIPQRRKLDLISCPIVVGNTHKFSSTKELVGNVAKLRSDFPSVVEPILSNIGQMSILAEELVAQEDYETIGKLMNINQGLLDAIGVGCAELSSLVYAARDSGAISAKITGAGGGGCMVALARENNAEDIAKAIENAGGEAIITKNTTEGVRLESLHG, via the coding sequence ATGATCACATGCTCCGCACCCGGAAAAGTATACCTTTTTGGCGAACACGCAGTCGTGTATGGAGAAAGCGCAATCTGCTGCGCAATTGAACTTCGCACAAAAGTAAGTGTGGAAAAATCCGATGAAGTGGTCATTGAATCTGTTCTGGGACGTACCGGACTTGATCATGATATCCATCCTTATGTGTCTTATGTCATCGAAAAGATGCGACAGTTTGCAGATATTCGGGGCGTGCGCATAGTCATAGAATCTGAACTCCCCGTGGGTTCCGGACTTGGTTCTTCGGCAGCAGTCACAGTTGCCAGCATCCAGGCATTGAATCATCTTTTTGAGTGCGATCTTTCCCTTGAAGACATAGCAAGGACCGGACATGAGATCGAAAGAATGGTTCAGGGTAACGCAAGCCCAACGGACACATACGTCAGCACCATGGGTGGTGTTGTTATGATCCCTCAAAGGAGGAAGCTGGACCTTATCTCCTGCCCTATCGTGGTTGGCAATACACACAAATTCTCTTCTACAAAAGAACTTGTAGGCAATGTTGCAAAATTGCGAAGCGATTTCCCGTCTGTGGTTGAACCCATACTTTCCAATATAGGACAGATGTCCATATTGGCAGAAGAACTGGTTGCCCAAGAAGACTACGAGACCATCGGAAAGCTCATGAACATAAACCAGGGGCTTCTGGATGCTATCGGCGTTGGTTGTGCAGAACTGTCTTCACTGGTATATGCCGCCCGTGACAGTGGTGCAATCAGTGCCAAGATAACAGGTGCCGGCGGTGGAGGCTGCATGGTTGCGCTGGCCCGGGAAAATAACGCTGAAGATATTGCAAAAGCAATAGAGAATGCTGGCGGAGAAGCCATAATTACAAAGAATACAACAGAAGGCGTGCGACTGGAGTCATTGCATGGATAA
- a CDS encoding MEMO1 family protein, producing MRQTTVAGQFYPQNPKSLKKELSRCFKDVAISEEPVLGAVVPHAGYVYSGGVAAHAYARLPRADTYVLFGPNHTGYGSAVALSQDSWTTPLGVVETDREIGKQLAGSIIDFDELAHHFEHSIEVQIPFLQHRFDSDFSILPICMGLQDEETAMEVGAEVARAVKATGKKVVFIASSDFTHYQPDHVARKQDSYLIEAILDMDIPEFYRRRDEKNISACGFGPIAAMLAASKEFGASTASLIKYATSGDVSGDFSGVVGYAAITIE from the coding sequence ATGAGACAAACAACCGTTGCCGGTCAATTCTACCCGCAAAATCCAAAAAGTCTGAAAAAGGAACTTAGCAGGTGCTTTAAGGATGTGGCTATCTCAGAGGAGCCCGTCCTTGGTGCTGTCGTACCTCATGCAGGATACGTATATTCCGGAGGGGTGGCAGCACATGCATATGCCAGACTTCCCAGGGCAGACACTTATGTCCTGTTTGGTCCGAACCATACAGGTTATGGCTCTGCCGTGGCTCTTTCCCAGGATAGCTGGACAACTCCGCTTGGTGTTGTAGAGACTGACAGGGAAATTGGAAAGCAACTTGCCGGTTCCATTATAGACTTTGATGAGCTTGCACACCATTTTGAGCATTCCATAGAAGTTCAGATACCATTTTTGCAGCATCGGTTTGACAGTGACTTTTCAATACTTCCAATATGCATGGGACTTCAGGACGAAGAAACTGCCATGGAAGTAGGAGCAGAAGTTGCCCGTGCAGTTAAAGCTACAGGAAAGAAAGTGGTTTTTATCGCATCCAGTGACTTTACGCACTATCAACCGGACCATGTTGCAAGGAAACAGGATAGCTACCTGATAGAAGCTATACTGGATATGGACATCCCTGAGTTTTACAGGCGCAGGGACGAAAAGAATATTTCTGCATGTGGATTTGGACCTATTGCGGCCATGCTTGCAGCTTCAAAAGAATTTGGAGCAAGCACTGCGTCGTTGATCAAATATGCAACAAGTGGCGATGTGAGCGGAGACTTCTCAGGAGTTGTAGGATACGCGGCGATCACTATTGAATAA